The nucleotide window aacattctcatctctgcaactcttatcttaggcgCATACGACtcattcagtgcccaacactcactaccatataacatggtcggtcgtatggttgtacggtaaaattttcctttcaacttattgtgaATCTTGCAATCacgtaaaactcccgtggcacgtctccacttcaaccatccggctttaatcctatgattaaCATTCTCCTCACATCCCCTATCTACTTCAAGTACCGAgttgagatatttaaagtgattactttgggacagtaccactccatccaaattaactcattccctatcaccagtttggcctttactgaacttgcaatgcatgtattttgttttcgttctacttaacttaaaaccctttgactctaaagtacttctccaaaactctaattttctattgactccttctcgcgtctcatctatcagaacaatatcatccgcaaacatcatgcaccaaggaatactattttgtatatgtttcgtcaattcatctaaaactaatataaaaaagtaagggcttatagctgatccttggtgtaatccaactgagatcggaaaatctcttgtgtccccttctactgtgcgcacaatagtagttgctcattCATATATATTTCTATATTcagaatttttattttgatttttttttttcataattgagACACAGTGGCTTATTCCTTTTTAAGCTATTTTGGTTGTTTGGTAGATTTTTCCTGTTACTTATCTGTGCTTCATGGATTACTTGTAAGGAGTTACTTTTTTGCATTGCTGTTGTAGAATCTTTTCTGGctaaaatgatagtaacaatttGGAACATCACAAAATGAAAAATACCTGTGTTTAATACTCATTGTAGGCATTGGTTTATATTAGATTTATGTGTTTCATGAATGTATGCTTTTGATATTGGCTGCATACGAGCCACAATTTGCTTTGCTCGGGCTTGGCTCGAATTGTAAATGACTTTAACTAAGTCAAGCCTGGTTTGGCTTATTCTTAGCTGTTTATTATTAAAGTCTTAATGAGTGGATCCTTATTGAGCATTCATGAATAATTTGTTTTGTTTATAACTCAGAAAATCAAAACTCCATTAGAAGTCTTTATATTAGGTAATTAGTTAGACTTCTTCAAATATtagtatttataaatttattgcgATTAAGCCTTAAAACAAGctataaatgagcctttttttatGAGCTTGTAGACAAACTTAAACAAGACGCATACGGGCCTAAACAAGCTGAGCACATATATCAAATGAGCTCCGAAAAAACCTTCACTAATTTGAGTCTCTGAGTCGCCTTTACTAAGTTGAGTTTCCAAGTTGTTCACAAACAGCTTAGTTTATTTGCAACTCTAGATTTTGAAAATCTTCATGTTTTTCTAATCATAATCTTATTTTGTTTGTTGTGTGcaaattattatggataaatgGGCAGATTTGGCTGTCAAAAAATATAATGTGTGTTTCTATGCATTTTAGCTATACAAAACTGTTCAGCACTATTCTTGTTTTGAAATGTTGTGCAGTATCAAGCTACATTTTGGATTTTTTGGACTAAATAAAATAGGATTAAATAGAAGTTTTGAATTGGTGGCTTTTCTGCATTTCCATACGGATTTAGTTTAGATGTTACAAGTTTTATTTCATAGAGCTTGAAATCTTGGATGCATTCTTATTTTGGGTTTGAACCGATCATTTATCATCTTAGTTGCATGTACATTGCTCTTATATTCGTTTCTTAGTGCCTTATATAATGATTCTGTGAAAAAAGATATATTGGTAATAAAATACAGCATAATGGCTATTTTCTTTATATTCATGTTTACTCTGATGACTTTGTTAAAACTCTAGGAAGAAGTTAACTAAGGTTTATGGGTGATGATCCAAGAATCAATTGCTTGTCTTCAAATTGATGTTCAAATGAGAAACCTGGAatgtgaaaatttcaaaagaaggaGTCTTAGTTATGCTAAAAGATTCAATTAGTTGTGTACATGAATAAGGTAGTGGTTTAGCATTTCTTTGTCATCATGTTGACATTACTAAATTTTTTTGTTCTAAGTAATAGTGACTTTGTTTTGCTGAATCAATTAATCTTTCTATCCAAGTAGGAAGCTATACCTTTCTCGTATAATTGacctactctctctctctctctctctctctctctctatccgtGGTTTAGATTTTCTGAAATATGTCAGGGCAAGGCCAGCGCTTGAATGTAGTTCCGACTGTTACAATGCTTGGTGTTGTTAAAGCTCGCCTTGTTGGTGCTACAAGAGGTCATGCTCTTCTCAAGAAGAAGAGTGACGCTTTGACCGTGCAGTTCCGTCAAATTCTTAAGAGGATTGTCACTACAAAAGAATCAATGGGAGAGATTATGAAAACCTCTTCATTTGCCCTGACCGAAGCAAAGTATGTTGCTGGTGAAAACATCAAGCATGTTGTCCTTGAAAATGTCCAAAATGCATCTCTTAAGGTTCGATCCCGGCAAGAGAATGTTGCTGGTGTGAAGCTTCCCAAGTTCGAGTATTTCACAGATGGTGATACCAGGAATGACCTCACAGGATTGGCCAGAGGTGGTCAACAGGTCCAGGCCTGCCGTGCTGCCTACGTCAAAGCAATTGAGCTTCTTGTTGAGCTTGCTTCACTTCAGACATCATTTTTGACACTCGATGAGGCGATCAAGACCACTAATCGCAGGGTCAACGCACTGGAGAACGTTGTGAAGCCAAGATTGGAAAATACTATTAGTTACATAAAGGGGGAGTTGGATGAGCTTGAAAGGGAAGATTTCTTCAGGTTGAAGAAGATACAAGGTTATAAGAAGAGGGAAATTGAGAAACAGCTTGCTGCTGCCAAGCGGTTTGCCGAGGAACAGTTTGCAGAGAAAGTTTCTCTACAGGAAGGCATATCACTAAAATCAGCTCACAACTTGTTGTCTGCAGCAGTGGAGAAGGATGAGGATATAATTTTCTGATATGGATGTTAGTTTATTTATTCTTATTCTTAGGATGTGTGGCTTTGGCCTATTGCTTGGTAAGGATTTCTATCATTGTAGACGggtatttttttttccctttgcTTTTCGTTATTCAATAAAATGCTTAATGTATGGTTCTATTTATTGTTTGTTATTTCTTTCATCACCTTTGATGCTGAAAAAGAGTTTTTCTGCCAATCATTGGCTGGTTGTTTCATCTTATTTTGTTAGGCCAGTTCTGATTTTGTATTTGGAGACTAAGTTGAACTCGAACCAGTGAGAGTTGATATAAGCAGCCTTAACCCTACTGAACTCGAACCATACTCATGACTCAATTATCAGGTGTTAGTTTGGGTATCACTGACTCAAAGCTCTTTGGTACCAAGCATTGGTTGAAAATGACAATTTAGTAAGAAGGTTGAGTTTTCAATAATCATCCAATGATGCTGAGGGAATGGTGACGCTCCTTGACAAGACAATAACATGGGCATACTTACTATAGTTTCATAAGCAGTAAGTACCCATTTGGTAGAAACTTCAAATCCAGTTCAGCGTagcaaattaataataataataataataaaaaattcggattggtgactcTAGCTAACTCTATGGCCTGCACATCTATTATGATTGAATCCGATTCAGAAGGCTTGATTTTTGCCATTAATAATGGTCATTTGAATGTTGGTTGGGAAATTCAAGCCTCAGTTCAATCTATTTTGCATCTCTCCCATCTAGGGGTGTGCGGTTTCGATTCGGTTCGAGTTTGTTTAGGATTCGAAATCGAACCAAAATTTTAGTATGatttcgatttgattttttattattttagttctGATTTGGTTGcttctcaatttttttatttcagTTCGATGCTCGATTCTTTGAACGattttatcattatttttaaaaaaaaatcatatttgaattaatatttaagttttgaattgagttattaataGATTTTTGGGTGAGTAGATGGTCCTAATACTGCCAGCAACAATGAAAGAGGTAAGGTTAATAGCTTAAAAATGATCATTTTAACGCTTAAGTCACTAAATGCCAGAGGAAATAGCAAATATTACATTCATAGGGTTGAGAATGACACCGTTTCCATCACAATTAGGATTTTGCTAGTTCATATCCAATTAATTTCTTCCATATATCACAGAATTAACATCTGTCATAGTTATAGAGCGTATCCTAACAGCGTGTGCTCACCTCTAAGATAATTTATTTTATCCAAACACTCTGACTTATCCGATTATTTTGTGTCCTATCCAGACACTTTGCATCTTACCTGAACATTCTATATTCTGTTTGGACACTCTTTATCCAAATATTCTTGTTTTACTCGAACATTCTTACGTTTGCCTATGAAAATTCGGATACAATATGAAATTTCCTTTAAGGATTATCTTGGATTTTAGGGCATATTATATCaacatcatataatatatcttttaattatttctaaattatataatatttaactataagatatatatatatatatatatatataatttataattaatatattaaataatataataatataaacatattaatatataatttaactatttattaattatataatatttaattataagatataaatataattataaattaatatttatatatatattataataatataatataattaagaattataaagtaatttcatatatttgtaattaaaactattaaaaatatatagataaatgaaatataatattaaattatatttaattcatatatataaatttgattcTCAATTTAATATGGATCATATTAGGTCCAAACTCTCGATAACTGTACTCAAACCCACTAATTTAAAGCAGTTCGGTTCTCATATATCAGAAGAGAGGGCAAAAGGGTTGCTCATAACCCTGCAAAACTTCAATTCAGGAGCCAGCTACCATATAATTGGCTTATAACCACTCCTTTGCCCGTTCCTAAGGCTCTTGTCCCTAATGGATGTAGGTCTTTGTAATGCTtcttaacaataataataataataaaaaaaaattcggaTTAACCTATATATGGCTCCGAACTTTATGAATTTGAGGGGTCCAAGTGAAATCATTTATTATTGAGTTACTACGTTGTTTTTGCGATCGGTCTAACTTAATTTGGTTTAATAATTAAAGTTATATTATTTatatgataaatttaaatttttactctcttaatattttttattaaaaaattcttCCTAATTTCCCTACTTCAAAAAAAATTCTTTATGTGATCAAGTTGAATGGTAAAGAACTCCATGTGTAGCAACTGATTTAACCTATAAAGTTTAGGGGCTAAACTATTATATTATActtaatattaaattgaaattttgaaatattaattatataatattattattattatataaatgccattaaaaaaaaatactaagaTGAAAAACCCATGTTGATATTTATGTTTCATCCCAATGATTTTTAATATGCGCAATCCATACTAaagtaatatttaataaaatgaaaaaaaagagaaataaatgcATTCTACTTGAtgtatagaataaaataaaaaaaacatgtatacttaaaatatatcaaattaaaatttatatatcttTAAATATTTCTAAGTGTATTTTAGGTTTTTTGATTTTAACtcgttttatttattattttatatttttaattaattttatttttttatatatattttatacatttcattgttagaaaaaattcataaaattttgtcCATAATTAATATcactatatataaatattaattaatatttattttattaaaaataaattctaaCTATATAAAAATTACTGATATATCTTATTAAGTtttgaatatatataaatatcaattgattttctttttattcataaatttagacatattattttttattaatttcatattaaataagcctttttaaacatggaaaaatttatttatttaaaatttattattaaaatgataattaaattttatatttataatttatatgtataattattatgatttattaaaaatttatgtgcgtatttttttttatctacaaAGAAatcattaaataaaatttaacaaaTCACCTAAAAATAGAGTTGGCATAGAAACTCCCGTTTTTTTAAGTACAGTGACTCTAACATTATCCATGACAAACAGAATCTTGTTCCATGTGTATAattaaagtgtcctacaattgcaGAGAGAAAGATCATTGCTTCCTCTTCCAAAAGCTTCCAAGCCGCCGGAGTCATTGCCGTTCTTCCTTCCTCACTGAGGCATATAAAGCTCCAGGCCAAATCTAAGTCCCTACTTGCCTTCGATCCTCTCGTCGATCAGTGCCTCTGCCTCAGTCCGGTCAGAATCCCCATTTTATTCCTCCATCTTTATCCATTGTAGCGGCCTCATCTGATGATATAAGACCCGGTAACTGATCTCTTTCTGTTTCTCTCAATTTCTTTTGTTTTCGAGTTAATTTTGTAACTGATCGTATTGGGTTTTGCAGTCAAGGTTCAAGACCTTTGTGCATGAGACTAATAAGAGAGATCGTGGGAGTCCAGCTTGTCTCAGTTTGAGACAGAAACTGAGAAACCTGTTAATTCTTGTCCCTTTTATCAAATaagtaagtttatgccatgtttaAAGCTCAAATTTGATCTGGGTTTTATGTATTTCATTTGGTAACTGTTCATTTGCTTGTTCATTGTCTTCTGGAGCTTCCTATTTCTCTTCTCAATCTTAACCAGAATGGTTTTAGCTGAATTGTACCTTTGTTGGTATATGCATATTCAGGGTATTATCAGGCCAAGGTTTGGCAGGCAAGGTTACTGGAGACTTTGAGAATTTAGCCGAGTTACCGAACCGGTAATTTCACGTTGCTTTTTCTCTCATTACCATGATGAATTACCATTGATTGAGTATACTGAAGGTTATCCGACTTGCTACCTTTATGCTGATTTTACTGCCCCTTTAGTGATGTTTGTGTAAGTAGGGAAAATGGATATGTGGTTGTAGAGACTGAACTTGTAGGAACTTGTGAGAGTGGCCTCATCCGAGCACAAACCAATTCTGTTCTATTCATTGTTTTTGTGCAGCTGTAATATCCCTTTTAGCATGATGTAATGCAGAAAATGCACTTCCTTCCACCAAAAAATAAAAAGGACAGAAAATGCACTGAATTTTTGtcactttttaatttattttttagttaGTTTTATATCATATGTGAAATGGGAGGTTGTCAAATTCCATTTTCTTAATTCAGTGAGTAGGCATGACTTAGACCGCTTGTTTTGCTTAGGGTATAGGTGCTTCTTTGTCAAGATGATCTCAATTTCATTAGAATTTACCACTGTTGCTTCCTAATAGGTTGTGTTCCAGATGATATGGATTATGAGATGCTCGAGTTTGTAGACTTTTCCACGTGGGAGAGATTTTGTGGATTCCTGTATGTAACGTTTATCTGATTGACAAAAGACTATCTGATGTGATGTCCCCTCTCTGCTCAATCTCTCTTGTTTGGGAATTGAGACATATATTGAAATTTCTAACATGTTCTTTTGGACCTTTAGTGGTACAGATCATCTTGATTTCTAAAGGGCCTTGGCTCTTGAGGGATAGcttcttttcctttgtttttcagaaatttcactaGCTGATGCCTGATGGCATAGCCAAGAACATCGTTGGCTTAGGGACATTGTTGAACTTTTAAATGGTCGTAAATTGTCTCTTGAGAATTGTCTTTGTAGTTTGTTTAGTGGAAGCTTTTATTTGGTTGTCTCTTGTGGTTTAACTTTTATGCCTCTTTTTCATCCTCTTTCCTTGTGGAGGATCTGTTGTGTTTGCTACCTTATCTGGAAACTATTGAAATGCATTGTGACAGTAGTTGAAGTACCTCCTGAACTTTGATGAGAAGAGTCCAATGATTATTTAGAAATGAAGAGAATCAGTTGGGCTTTGCGTTTATTGTATGCAATTGTGTTTGTTTAGCATTTGTAATGTAGTTTTCATGTTACAGAGGCGAAACTTGGGCTTCACTTTTGTACTTAAAAAATGGCCCAGATTCCAAACTTAGATAATTCTCCTCTGAATCTCAAATCCCTCAGGTGAACACGCCCATTCAATTGCATATAACTAGAACCGTATATatcttttttaaaataattttatattttaatttggcTTCTTTTTTATGGATTTATGTGTGCAGAGAACTATCTCAAAGAGAACTCATAAACATCCTCAAGAACGTAAGTACAttcattgtatttttttttttctgagaaCATGGAAAGTAACAGaatgttttttaaattttaagttgattgacctgaaattttgaaaatttaccTCAGCAAGGCCAAGATTTAGTTTAGTGGAAGTGTGGAACATCTATCATACGGTGTTATTAATTTGGGTATTTTACTATTTAGTCTTTGAGGTTTGGTGAAATATGCATGTTAGTTCCTATATTTTTAAATCTCATGATTGCACACTTGGGGTTTGGTTCTGTTCGAATTCCTCTTATTTTGTTGTTAGCCACAATGGAAAAGATAAAAATTTCCTTCCTTAAAAATGACATCTcatttgaattgaatgaaataaAAAACACTCTAAAAGTCAAAATCTCTCTCGTTACCTTCTCCTAGGGTTGTATATTGTTGGAATATCACTTGTGGGAACAAGTCCCACATCAGCAAgtacaagaaaattaaagggcATATAAGTGTTAGCAAACTGTTATGGAAGtcaatgaaaatgaaaaacaaaaagtGAAACCTCAAAATTATGGTTTTTCTTTGAAGATTTTAGTTtatgcatttcaatcaaattcctTGCTCTGAgaacttctttttgttttccaaaAAAATATAAACAACAATGGCTATCTGCAAACAATTCTGAGAAGGAGTCTCACAGACTTTTTCTTCTCTTCTAGAAGACTATTCATATTTTCTTAATGGGTTTAAGTTAAAAGGATAATTATTTTAGTACCTACAGAGCTTGTTAGGCACCTTTGTAAGCTAGAGCTCAAGCCTTGGCCTTTTCGTCCTTGTCTACGACTAGTTACTGAGGTGATCTCCATGTTAGTTGGTAGTCAGTGCCTTTTCTGCTATGGAGTTCTGGTTTCAGTTTTATAAAATTtgccaaattaattaaaacccgaAGATGGCTTCTTCTTCTTATTGTGTGGGCAATCGCTATAACTCACATATTGTTTCAATCTCTACTGATTCCGTATGGAAATGCTCTGAGTTCTTTATTGCCCAGTAGCATTGATTTAATATATGATAAAAGCAACTTTCCAATCTTACAATCAATCTTCTCAAATACTTCTTTCTGTGATTACAACTCTATTACCCAATCACATTTTCTCACTTTTGTAACTGGAAATTACAGCATGATGAGGTGAAAGGAACAAAACCATGATACTTAATGCTGGCTTAAAGATAGAGAAGATGAAGCAAATTGTACCACTTATAGTATATttgataagagaaaaaaaaaggagatGATGGTTTTAAAAGTTGGTTCTCAGAACTTGACAACATGAAGTAAAAAACCGTTTTTGATTTTAGTAAAATGAAAACAAGAAAACGCACAAGATACTGAATGCGCCCTAAGCTAATTTTGGATGGAGAGACCTTTTAGTAAAGTCAACCAAAACTCAAGATTGTAACCATGAGGTTTTAAAAATACAGGGACTAATCAGTGTATTTCACCAAAACCTTAAGGATTAAATAGCAAAATACCCTATTAACTTCCCCTAAAGTACATTTATGCTGTTGAAAATgttaaattaattttgatgtgATTGGATTTTAATAGATTCGAGGAAAGAAGTGCTTGGTCATTGATCCAAAGCTTAGTGGCTCCCTTTCTTTGATCATCCAAACATCAGTACTAAGGGTAAATTTCTTTAATTTGTGATGCTTTACTTCTTTTTGCTATCATTTATGTTCAatagaaaatacttaaaaaaaaaatgcatcaTTACATCTTTTTATTgtaaattatcatttaatccaTGAGATTTGACGTAAATAATGACTAGGTCCTTGTACTTTTGAGATCAAATTAGTCTGTCCTTATATTAGATTCTGTTAACACTTCTGTTAGTCAAAGTAGTTAAATGTTCAAAATATTGTGAAATTCACGAATACCCTCTATTAGTAATTTCTTTTGAAAATATTTTCccttgaattttttaaaaaagaatatTTCAAAGAAAACATTattctaaaaaatatatatatttttattttaataaaagttTATTCCTTAAAAAtttcaaagaaattaaaaatttttaattctctTTTATATATGCATGCCTAATGGTGAAATATTAAACACCACAAAAAATTATtcttcaaaataaatttttataaaaaatatttttgttga belongs to Hevea brasiliensis isolate MT/VB/25A 57/8 chromosome 4, ASM3005281v1, whole genome shotgun sequence and includes:
- the LOC110671293 gene encoding V-type proton ATPase subunit D codes for the protein MSGQGQRLNVVPTVTMLGVVKARLVGATRGHALLKKKSDALTVQFRQILKRIVTTKESMGEIMKTSSFALTEAKYVAGENIKHVVLENVQNASLKVRSRQENVAGVKLPKFEYFTDGDTRNDLTGLARGGQQVQACRAAYVKAIELLVELASLQTSFLTLDEAIKTTNRRVNALENVVKPRLENTISYIKGELDELEREDFFRLKKIQGYKKREIEKQLAAAKRFAEEQFAEKVSLQEGISLKSAHNLLSAAVEKDEDIIF